The following coding sequences are from one Dermacentor silvarum isolate Dsil-2018 chromosome 4, BIME_Dsil_1.4, whole genome shotgun sequence window:
- the LOC125944878 gene encoding uncharacterized protein LOC125944878, which produces MLSVDKARQLEQTSRQQSQSATWKAARKNRLTASNFGVAVTRENWTQKCLQNLTTDRDLSRVRAIQYGVSSEAMAVQQYERTLRTFRHNIETFHCGLIVDPTCPWLGASPDRVVWDPEEQSPHGIVEVKCPYSMRDLKIPSTEGSCLVKDGNGTYRLNRTHFYYYQVLGQMALSGLTWADFVMSAPQFLVVERIRFSESEWQKCKNRLDSFYFSTLLLYLARTCSTSNAS; this is translated from the exons ATGCTGTCTGTTGATAAAGCTCGCCAGCTTGAGCAGACCTCTCGCCAGCAGAGCCAAAGTGCGACATGGAAAGCTGCTCGCAAGAACCGCTTAACTGCTTCAAATTTTGGTGTTGCTGTTACACGTGAGAATTGGACACAAAAATGCCTGCAGAACCTCACCACAGACAGAGATCTATCTAGAGTAAGGGCCATCCA GTACGGAGTTTCAAGCGAAGCCATGGCTGTTCAGCAATATGAAAGAACCCTTCGAACCTTCCGGCACAACATTGAGACCTTCCACTGCGGCCTTATTGTGGATCCCACGTGCCCATGGCTCGGTGCATCTCCCGATCGTGTGGTGTGGGACCCAGAGGAACAGAGTCCTCATGGCATTGTTGAAGTCAAGTGCCCATATTCAATGAGAGACTTGAAAATACCAAGCACTGAAGGCTCGTGCCTTGTGAAAGATGGCAACGGCACGTACAGGCTCAACCGCACCCACTTTTACTATTACCAGGTTCTCGGGCAGATGGCCCTTTCAGGGCTTACTTGGGCTGACTTTGTCATGTCTGCTCCACAGTTTCTAGTTGTTGAAAGGATTAGATTCAGTGAAAGTGAATGGCAGAAATGCAAAAATAGGCTGGACAGCTTTTATTTTTCGACACTTCTACTGTACTTGGCAAGAACGTGCAGTACAAGCAATGCATCTTGA